GGCTGGTCGGCGGGGTCGCCGCGGTCGTCGACAACAGCGAGCTCGACCCGGCGGCCGCGCGCTCGATGCTCGCCGTCGTCGCGGACGGGGTGCTGGCGGGCTGAGAAGCCAGTTTCACCGGCCGACCGGTGAAACTCGCGGTTGGACGAGGATTCTTCCTCGGCCCAGCGACAGTTTCACCGGCCAGCCGGTGAAACTTGTGGCCAATGGGGCTGCTGGGGTCAGCGGCCCTGGTTGGCGACGGCGGCAGCAGCCTCGGCGGCGGCCTCGGGGTCGAGGTAGCGGCCACCGGGGACGACCGGGGCGAGGGTGTCCTCGTCGAGCTCGTAGACCAGCGGCATCCCGGTGGGGATGTTGAGGCCGGTGATGTCGGCGTCGCTCATCTGGTCGAGGTGCTTGACGATCGCGCGCAGGCTGTTGCCGTGGGCCGCGATGAGGACGGTGTGGCCGGCGCGCAGGTCCGGCACGATGCCGGCGTCCCAGTAGGGGAGCAGCCGGTCGATGACCTGCTTGAGCGCCTCCGCGCGGGGCAGCTCGTCGCCGAGGTCGGCGTAGCGCGGGTCACCGGACTGCGAGTAGGGGTCGCTGTCGTCCAGCGGCGGCGGGGGGACGTCGAACGAGCGGCGCCAGAGCATGAACTGCTCCTCGCCGTACTCGTCGCGGACCTGGGCCTTGTCCTTGCCTTGCAGGGCGCCGTAGTGGCGCTCGTTGAGGCGCCAGGATCGACGCACCGGGATCCAGTGCCGGTCGGCGGCGTCGAGCGCGAGCGCGGCGGTGTTGATCGCGCGGCGCTGCAGTGAGGTGTGCACGACGTCCGGCAGGATGCCGGCCTCCGCGAGGAGCTCGCCGCCGCGGACCGCCTCGCCGCGCCCCTTCTCGGTCAGCGCGACGTCGACCCAGCCGGTGAAGAGGTTCTTCGCGTTCCACTCGCTCTCGCCGTGGCGGAGCAGGACGAGCGTGAACGTCATCAGTGCTCGCTCTCGGGCGCCGGGGCCTCGTCGGAGCAGTCGAAGGTCGCGTCGCCGGTCTCGTCGGCGTGAGCCTCGTCGCCCTCCTCCTCGGCGGCGGCGTCGGCGGCCGCACCGTCGGTGGCCTTCTCCGAGGCGGACTCGCTGGGCGTGGGAGTGGGCACCGCGGTGTACTGGTAGCACGGCTTGACGACCGGGACGTCGAGGCTCAGCGTCGTACCGTCGCTGAACGTCAGGTCGAGCGGGACGACGTCGCCGGCGGTGAAGTTGCCGGTGAGCGGTACGTCGGCCGCGGTGGCCAGGTTGACCGTGCCCCGGCCCGCGACCTCGACCGGCTCGAACTCGCCGGCGGAGATGCCCGCGGTCGAGGACACGGACTCGAGCGAGGCGTCCTTGCGCACGTTGTTGGACAGCGCGCCGATCAGCCGGCCCTCGCCCTTCGCGGTCGCGAGGACCCGGATGCCGAGCGCGTCGACGTCGCCGGTGCGGTCGTTGACGCCGGAGGAGATGGTGTTGACCCGGTCGGTCGGGTAGTGGAACCCGCAGCCGCTCAGGGCGGTGGCGGGAACGACGGCCAGCAGCAGGCCGGCGAGCGCGGATCGGCGCAGGTGGGGCATGGCGGAAGGCCTCCGGGTCAGGTGGGGTCGAAGCGGGCTCACTCTAGCGTTGCGCGACGGCGGGTCGCTCAGCGGCTCAGACCGACCCGGGCGCCGACCACGACCAGCGCGACGACGACGCCGACGCTGAACAGGGTCGAGAGCGCGAGCAGCCGGGTCGCGCCGAGCTTGAGCCCGAGCTTGAGCGGCAGGTAGGTCCAGCCGTCCTCGTGGTCGGCGACCAGGCCCCACACGGCCCGCATGAAGTGGATCCCGACGCCGAGCAGCGCGGCGAGCACCACGATCGCCGGCTCGGGCGCGCTGCCGACGGCCTTGCCGCCCCAGCCGCCCCAGGACAGGTACGCCGGCAGCAGGGCGAACGACGCCGCCCACGACCACCACGAGAAGAACCCGGTGCGCAGCACGATGTTGCCGAGCATGGCCACGGCCACCGAGCCGAGGTAGTAGGCGCCGGCGCGCACGCCGGTCGTCGTGGCGAGCGGCACGAGCAGCAGGAACGCGACGACGATGGCGTACCAGACGGTGCCGACCTCGAGCCGGCCCGCGCCGACCGGCTTGCCGGTCAGGCCGTGCGCCTGGTCGCGCTGGCGGTCGACGATGTCGTTGTGCCAGCCGAGGATGGTCTGGCCGACCAGCACCGTGACGAGTACGACGCCCGCCTCACGCGCCGGGCGCCCGGCCACCGCGGCGACCAGTCCCATCGCGAGCGCTGTGGTGATCGCCTGCTTTGCGTGCGCGGCCTGCAGCAGCTGGAGGGGGAGCACCTCGGCGGGGTTGCGGCCGCCGAACAGCCAGCCGCTGACCCCCGAGCGATCCGGTACTTGGGGGAGTGGCGGGTGCTCCAGATCCTCGACGTCCTCCGCGACCTCGACGTCCTCCGCGACCTCGACGTCCTCCGCGACCTCGACGTCGGAGGTCTGCTCCGGGGTCTCCTCGGAGGCCTCGTCGGGGGTCTCCGTCGCCAGGGTCCCCTCCTCCGAAGCCCGGCTGCGTCGCCAGCGCTGCATCTTCGCCATGGCGAGCAGTATTGACCACGGCCGACCAGCATGGGGGCGGGCCCGCCGATCGGGCGGGACCGGCCGCCGTGCCCCGGCAA
The genomic region above belongs to Nocardioides sp. QY071 and contains:
- a CDS encoding phosphoglyceromutase — its product is MTFTLVLLRHGESEWNAKNLFTGWVDVALTEKGRGEAVRGGELLAEAGILPDVVHTSLQRRAINTAALALDAADRHWIPVRRSWRLNERHYGALQGKDKAQVRDEYGEEQFMLWRRSFDVPPPPLDDSDPYSQSGDPRYADLGDELPRAEALKQVIDRLLPYWDAGIVPDLRAGHTVLIAAHGNSLRAIVKHLDQMSDADITGLNIPTGMPLVYELDEDTLAPVVPGGRYLDPEAAAEAAAAVANQGR